A region of Allocoleopsis franciscana PCC 7113 DNA encodes the following proteins:
- the rpsH gene encoding 30S ribosomal protein S8: MAANDTIADMLTRIRNACMVRHQTTNIPSTKMTRSVAKVLKDEGFIGDFEEVGEGVKKQLVVSLKYKGKNRQPIIRAMKRVSKPGLRVYSNCKELPRVLGGIGIAIISTSSGIMTDREARRQGIGGEVLCYVW; this comes from the coding sequence ATGGCGGCAAACGACACAATTGCAGATATGCTAACCCGCATTCGTAATGCATGTATGGTACGGCATCAAACAACAAATATCCCATCCACAAAAATGACCCGAAGTGTTGCCAAAGTCCTCAAAGATGAAGGCTTCATTGGTGACTTTGAGGAAGTAGGCGAAGGGGTCAAAAAACAATTGGTGGTTTCTCTCAAATATAAAGGCAAAAACCGCCAACCCATTATCAGAGCTATGAAACGGGTCAGTAAGCCCGGATTAAGAGTTTACTCCAACTGCAAAGAATTACCCAGAGTTTTGGGCGGTATTGGCATTGCGATTATCTCTACATCCAGTGGCATCATGACTGACCGAGAAGCACGGCGTCAGGGCATTGGTGGCGAAGTCTTGTGCTACGTCTGGTAA
- the rpsI gene encoding 30S ribosomal protein S9, whose protein sequence is MQATETTDRAVYWGTGRRKSSVARVRLVPGNGELTVNGRPGDLYFQFNAAYLTLLKAPLETLGLENEYDILVNAHGGGLTGQADSIRLGVARALCELDPENRSPLKIEGYLTRDPRAKERKKYGLHKARKAPQYSKR, encoded by the coding sequence ATGCAAGCTACAGAAACAACGGATCGCGCCGTATACTGGGGCACAGGTCGCCGGAAGTCTTCCGTGGCTCGCGTGCGTCTAGTTCCAGGTAATGGTGAACTCACCGTCAATGGTCGCCCAGGAGACCTTTACTTCCAATTCAATGCCGCTTACCTCACCCTCCTCAAGGCTCCCCTGGAAACCTTGGGACTGGAAAATGAGTACGACATTTTAGTGAATGCTCACGGGGGTGGCTTAACCGGTCAAGCGGACTCCATTCGTCTGGGAGTGGCTAGAGCCTTGTGTGAACTAGACCCCGAAAACCGTTCACCGCTCAAAATAGAGGGCTACTTAACCCGCGACCCACGAGCCAAAGAACGTAAGAAATACGGCTTACACAAAGCTCGTAAAGCACCTCAGTACTCCAAGCGATAA
- a CDS encoding adenylate kinase, which yields MARLIFLGPPGAGKGTQAQLLAGLLAIPHISTGDILRSAIAQSTPLGQKAKSYMEKGELVPDELLLDLVRDRLQQPDAQNGWILDGFPRNVSQATFLEKLLQELNQTFDYAVNLDVPDEILMGRLLGRGRHDDNEQTVRKRLEVYRNETEPVIGFYKERASLKVIDGDRSVEEVTQSLQQSVAF from the coding sequence ATGGCAAGATTAATCTTTTTAGGTCCTCCAGGTGCAGGCAAAGGGACTCAAGCCCAACTTTTGGCTGGGCTATTGGCAATTCCTCATATTTCGACGGGTGATATCTTAAGGAGTGCGATCGCTCAATCCACTCCTTTGGGTCAAAAGGCTAAGTCCTATATGGAAAAGGGCGAGTTAGTTCCTGATGAGTTACTGCTCGATTTAGTACGAGATCGCCTCCAGCAACCGGATGCACAGAATGGTTGGATTCTAGATGGCTTTCCGCGTAATGTCAGCCAAGCGACTTTTCTAGAAAAGCTGTTGCAAGAACTCAATCAGACGTTTGATTATGCCGTAAACCTGGACGTTCCAGATGAGATATTAATGGGTCGGCTATTGGGACGGGGACGCCATGACGATAACGAACAGACCGTTCGCAAACGCCTGGAAGTCTATCGCAACGAGACGGAACCTGTGATTGGTTTTTACAAGGAGCGAGCGTCCTTAAAAGTGATCGATGGTGATCGCTCTGTAGAAGAAGTGACGCAATCGCTTCAGCAATCAGTGGCTTTCTAA
- the rpmE gene encoding 50S ribosomal protein L31, whose product MPKADIHPKWYPEAKVYCNGEVVMTIGSTKPELHVDVWSGNHPFYTGTQKMIDTEGRVERFMRKYGMLDDTAPANQSGSKEK is encoded by the coding sequence ATGCCAAAAGCTGATATTCATCCCAAGTGGTATCCAGAAGCAAAGGTTTATTGCAACGGAGAAGTTGTAATGACCATTGGCTCAACCAAGCCAGAACTCCATGTTGATGTATGGTCGGGCAATCATCCGTTCTACACAGGTACGCAGAAAATGATTGATACCGAAGGACGAGTCGAGCGCTTTATGCGGAAATACGGGATGCTCGATGATACGGCTCCAGCGAACCAATCGGGTTCTAAAGAAAAATAG
- the rpsE gene encoding 30S ribosomal protein S5 gives MATRRKSNRAKEKETTWQERVIQIRRVSKVVKGGKKLSFRAIVVVGNERGQVGVGVGKASDVIGAVRKGVADGKKQLIDVPLTKSNSIPHPSNGAAVGAKVMMRPAAPGTGVIAGGAVRTVLELAGVRNILAKQLGSNNPLNNARAAVNALDSLRTFSEVAEERGVPIENLYA, from the coding sequence ATGGCAACTCGTCGAAAAAGTAACCGCGCTAAAGAAAAAGAGACGACCTGGCAAGAGCGAGTTATTCAAATCCGTCGTGTCAGTAAGGTTGTTAAAGGGGGTAAAAAATTAAGCTTCCGTGCGATTGTAGTCGTGGGGAATGAGCGCGGTCAAGTTGGGGTGGGTGTCGGTAAAGCTAGTGATGTAATTGGCGCTGTCCGTAAGGGAGTTGCCGACGGGAAAAAGCAATTGATTGATGTCCCTCTGACCAAATCCAATTCCATCCCTCACCCTTCTAATGGTGCTGCCGTGGGAGCCAAGGTAATGATGCGACCGGCAGCACCCGGTACAGGGGTAATTGCCGGCGGTGCCGTGCGGACTGTCCTGGAATTAGCTGGGGTTCGTAATATCTTAGCGAAGCAACTAGGCTCCAATAACCCTCTCAACAATGCCAGAGCGGCTGTCAACGCCCTTGATTCTCTGCGTACCTTCTCAGAAGTCGCCGAAGAACGGGGTGTTCCCATCGAGAACCTCTACGCTTAA
- the secY gene encoding preprotein translocase subunit SecY: MVVSRDKAPTAQETFMQMAQAAGLRGRLLVTIGLLIVARMGIFLPLPGIDRARFSADIQNNSVLGFLDIFSGGGISAVGIFALGILPFINASIILQLLTAAIPSLENLQKNEGEAGRRKISQLTRYVAAGWAVIQSVGITAGLLRPYALDGGGPLFIAETALALTAGSMFVMWLSELVTERGIGNGASLLIFVNIVAVLPKTLGQTIELAQTGGRETVGKVVILLLVFLVMIVGIVFVQEGTRRIPIISARRQVGRRLYRERTSYLPLRLNQGGVMPIIFASAVLILPASLAQFTGGSANKGFFAQVHQGLVQVSNYLSPNGPTPWLYVLVYLVLIVFFSYFYASLIVNPVDMAQNLKKMGASIPGIRPGRTTSEYVERVLNRLTFLGAIFLGLVAVVPTAVESATGVTTFKGLGATSLLILVGVAIDTAKQIQTYVISQRYEGMVKQ; the protein is encoded by the coding sequence ATGGTTGTTAGTCGAGACAAAGCTCCAACCGCTCAAGAAACATTTATGCAAATGGCTCAAGCTGCTGGCCTTAGAGGCCGGTTACTTGTGACCATTGGCTTATTGATTGTTGCTCGCATGGGTATCTTTTTACCTTTGCCGGGAATTGACCGCGCACGATTTTCAGCAGATATCCAAAATAACTCTGTTCTTGGATTCTTGGACATTTTCTCTGGAGGCGGTATTTCCGCCGTAGGGATTTTTGCCCTGGGAATTTTGCCCTTCATTAATGCCTCAATCATCCTACAGCTCCTGACCGCTGCGATTCCTTCTTTAGAAAATTTACAGAAGAATGAAGGAGAGGCTGGGCGTCGCAAGATTTCTCAGCTTACCCGCTACGTGGCAGCCGGATGGGCCGTGATTCAAAGTGTAGGGATTACGGCTGGGTTGCTCAGACCCTATGCCCTCGATGGAGGCGGCCCTCTATTCATTGCCGAAACCGCGTTAGCCTTAACGGCGGGTTCGATGTTTGTCATGTGGCTATCGGAACTGGTCACCGAACGCGGGATTGGTAACGGAGCCTCTCTTTTAATTTTTGTCAATATCGTTGCCGTTCTTCCCAAAACTTTGGGTCAAACCATCGAATTGGCTCAGACAGGCGGTCGAGAAACGGTTGGTAAAGTGGTGATTCTCCTGCTCGTATTCCTGGTCATGATTGTCGGGATTGTCTTTGTGCAGGAAGGAACACGCCGAATTCCCATTATTTCAGCACGGCGTCAAGTTGGGCGTCGTCTCTACCGAGAGCGCACCAGTTACCTCCCCCTACGCCTTAACCAGGGCGGCGTGATGCCGATTATTTTTGCTTCTGCTGTGTTGATTCTTCCAGCCTCTCTGGCTCAATTTACAGGCGGGAGTGCGAATAAGGGATTTTTCGCGCAAGTCCACCAAGGGTTAGTTCAGGTTTCTAATTATTTAAGCCCAAACGGACCAACTCCTTGGCTGTATGTCTTGGTTTATTTAGTCTTGATTGTATTCTTTAGTTACTTCTACGCTTCACTGATTGTTAATCCAGTGGATATGGCGCAGAACCTGAAGAAGATGGGAGCGAGTATTCCTGGTATTCGTCCCGGACGGACGACGAGTGAATATGTGGAGCGGGTCTTAAATCGGTTGACGTTTTTGGGCGCGATTTTCCTGGGATTGGTGGCTGTTGTGCCAACAGCGGTAGAAAGCGCTACTGGCGTCACGACATTTAAAGGATTGGGTGCTACATCTTTGCTGATTTTAGTTGGTGTAGCCATTGACACAGCTAAGCAGATTCAAACCTATGTAATTTCCCAGCGTTACGAAGGTATGGTCAAGCAGTAG
- the rplO gene encoding 50S ribosomal protein L15 produces MRINDAVPQKGSKKRRRRLGRGIAAGQGASAGKGMRGQKARSGGNTRPGFEGGQMPLYRRLPKLKHFTVINRKHYTTINVGKLSSLPANTEVTLASLMEAGIVTTNDGPLKLLGDGELNVALNIKAAAFTAGARQKIEAAGGSCEVIGVNATA; encoded by the coding sequence ATGAGAATCAACGATGCAGTACCCCAAAAAGGGTCTAAAAAGCGCCGTCGTCGGCTAGGTCGAGGCATCGCTGCTGGTCAAGGAGCGAGTGCTGGCAAAGGAATGCGGGGTCAAAAGGCGCGTTCCGGCGGAAATACACGACCCGGATTTGAAGGTGGACAGATGCCGTTGTATCGTCGTCTGCCGAAGTTAAAACACTTTACGGTTATCAATCGTAAACATTACACTACGATTAACGTGGGCAAGCTATCATCACTTCCTGCCAATACAGAGGTGACCTTAGCCTCGTTAATGGAGGCAGGTATTGTGACCACTAATGATGGGCCATTGAAACTTCTCGGTGACGGGGAACTCAATGTAGCTCTCAATATCAAAGCCGCTGCCTTCACCGCTGGTGCCCGCCAGAAAATTGAGGCCGCTGGTGGAAGCTGTGAAGTTATCGGCGTCAATGCAACGGCATGA
- the rplE gene encoding 50S ribosomal protein L5: MSEQLKTLYQETIVPKLKEQFGYTNIHQVPKLVKVTVNRGLGEASQNAKALESSVNELAIITGQKPVVTRAKKAIAGFKIRQGMPVGVMVTLRGERMYSFLNRLINLSLPRIRDFRGVSPKSFDGRGNYTLGIREQLIFPEVEYDSIDQIRGMDISIITTANTDEEGRALLKEMGMPFRET; this comes from the coding sequence ATGTCAGAACAACTGAAAACTCTCTACCAAGAAACGATAGTCCCAAAGCTTAAAGAGCAGTTCGGCTATACAAACATTCATCAAGTCCCCAAGCTGGTTAAAGTTACAGTTAATCGGGGATTGGGAGAAGCCTCTCAAAATGCTAAAGCCCTCGAATCCTCGGTGAATGAACTCGCGATTATCACCGGACAAAAACCTGTTGTTACACGAGCTAAAAAAGCGATCGCGGGATTTAAAATCCGCCAAGGTATGCCTGTTGGTGTCATGGTTACCCTCCGGGGAGAGCGCATGTACTCGTTTCTCAATCGGTTAATTAACCTGTCACTCCCGCGAATTCGAGACTTTCGTGGCGTCAGCCCTAAAAGCTTCGATGGTCGAGGAAACTATACCCTTGGTATTCGAGAGCAACTAATCTTTCCCGAAGTCGAGTACGACAGCATCGACCAAATTCGTGGAATGGATATTTCGATTATCACAACAGCAAACACCGACGAAGAGGGCCGCGCCTTACTCAAAGAGATGGGTATGCCCTTCCGGGAAACCTAA
- the truA gene encoding tRNA pseudouridine(38-40) synthase TruA, giving the protein MALVIQYLGTNFSGWQRQPHDRSVQQEIEQAIASVLKHPVTLHGAGRTDTGVHAAAQVAHFNATGAIPAHRWANVINSRLPDDILIRASASVPSDWHARFSASWRRYRYTLYVDKRPNLFVRPFSWHYYYAPLDESLIQEALNPLMGRHHLAAFHRANSGRSHSWVDVQAAECYRNGPFIHIEIQANGFLYGMVRLLVGMLVRVGKGEIHPKDFTELWVNQRREKVKYAAPAKGLCLLRVGYPNSPFPPEIWFDTQPKFLLPTSVEAEYCLN; this is encoded by the coding sequence ATTGCCCTGGTGATTCAATACCTGGGTACCAACTTTTCTGGCTGGCAGAGGCAACCTCATGATCGCAGCGTACAGCAGGAAATTGAACAAGCGATCGCTTCCGTGCTAAAGCACCCCGTGACCCTACATGGGGCGGGTCGCACGGATACAGGGGTTCACGCGGCGGCTCAGGTCGCACACTTTAATGCCACAGGAGCGATCCCAGCCCACCGCTGGGCAAATGTGATCAATAGCCGACTGCCTGACGATATCCTAATTCGGGCGTCAGCGTCGGTGCCTTCGGACTGGCACGCTCGTTTCAGTGCTAGCTGGCGTCGCTACCGATATACCCTCTATGTAGACAAGCGACCCAACTTGTTTGTGCGACCCTTTAGTTGGCATTATTATTATGCACCCCTGGATGAGTCTCTCATTCAGGAGGCTTTAAACCCTCTGATGGGTAGACATCATCTGGCAGCCTTTCATCGTGCCAACTCAGGGCGATCGCATTCTTGGGTCGATGTCCAGGCGGCAGAATGTTACCGCAATGGCCCGTTTATTCATATAGAAATTCAAGCTAATGGATTTTTATATGGTATGGTGCGGCTCTTGGTGGGAATGTTGGTACGAGTCGGGAAAGGTGAGATACACCCCAAAGATTTCACAGAACTTTGGGTTAACCAGCGCCGCGAAAAAGTAAAATACGCAGCCCCAGCTAAGGGGCTGTGCTTATTACGTGTCGGCTACCCCAACTCGCCCTTTCCCCCAGAAATTTGGTTTGATACCCAACCCAAGTTCCTCTTACCCACCTCGGTTGAAGCTGAATACTGCCTTAATTGA
- the rplQ gene encoding 50S ribosomal protein L17: MRHRCRVPQLGKPADQRKALLRALATELIRHGRITTTKVRAKAVRAEVEKMITLAKNGSLASRRQALGYIYDKQLVHSLFEGVKDRYGDRNGGYTRVLRTVPRRGDNAEMAIIELV; the protein is encoded by the coding sequence ATGCGTCACCGATGTCGTGTACCCCAACTGGGAAAGCCCGCTGACCAGCGGAAGGCTCTGCTGAGAGCTCTAGCCACTGAACTGATTCGTCACGGGCGAATCACCACAACTAAAGTGCGGGCGAAAGCCGTGCGGGCGGAAGTGGAAAAAATGATTACCTTAGCTAAAAATGGTTCCTTGGCGTCCCGGCGTCAGGCGCTGGGCTATATTTACGACAAGCAGTTGGTTCATTCCCTATTTGAGGGAGTTAAAGACCGCTATGGCGATCGCAATGGCGGATATACCCGCGTCCTCAGAACCGTACCCCGTCGTGGTGATAACGCGGAAATGGCCATCATCGAGTTGGTTTGA
- the rpsK gene encoding 30S ribosomal protein S11 produces MARPTKKTGAKKQKRNVPNGVAYIQSTFNNTIVTIADTRGDVVSWASAGSSGFKGAKKGTPFAAQTAADSAARRAADQGMRQIEVMVSGPGAGRETAIRAIQGAGLEITLIRDVTPIPHNGCRPPKRRRV; encoded by the coding sequence ATGGCGCGACCAACGAAAAAAACAGGTGCAAAAAAGCAAAAACGGAATGTACCCAATGGAGTAGCCTACATCCAGTCCACCTTTAACAACACAATCGTCACAATCGCCGATACGAGAGGCGACGTAGTGTCGTGGGCTTCAGCTGGCTCAAGTGGCTTCAAAGGAGCCAAAAAAGGAACACCCTTTGCTGCTCAAACAGCGGCTGATTCAGCGGCGCGTAGAGCCGCAGACCAGGGAATGCGTCAGATTGAAGTGATGGTGAGTGGTCCGGGTGCTGGTCGCGAAACCGCGATTCGAGCCATTCAAGGGGCAGGACTGGAAATTACCTTGATTCGGGATGTGACACCCATCCCCCATAACGGCTGCCGTCCGCCCAAGCGGCGTCGAGTTTAA
- the infA gene encoding translation initiation factor IF-1 gives MAKQDLIEMEGTVTESLPNAMFRVDLDNGFNVLAHISGKIRRNYIKILPGDRVKVELTPYDLTKGRITYRLRKK, from the coding sequence TTGGCTAAACAAGACTTAATTGAAATGGAAGGCACGGTGACCGAATCCTTGCCGAACGCCATGTTTAGGGTAGATCTGGACAATGGCTTTAACGTCCTTGCCCACATATCAGGAAAAATTCGACGAAATTACATTAAAATCTTGCCCGGAGATCGCGTTAAAGTTGAACTCACGCCCTACGATCTGACGAAAGGCCGAATAACCTACCGCCTACGGAAGAAATAG
- the rpsM gene encoding 30S ribosomal protein S13 — MARIAGIDLPRDKRVEIGLTYIYGIGLSRSKEILASTGVNPDTRVKDLSDSEVAALRAAVESNYQVEGDLRRWESMNIKRLVDIGTYRGRRHRMGLPVRGQRTRTNARTRRGRRVAVAGKKKPPAKK, encoded by the coding sequence GTGGCACGGATTGCCGGTATAGACCTTCCTCGCGATAAGCGTGTAGAAATTGGTCTGACCTACATCTATGGAATCGGTCTATCGCGGTCTAAAGAAATTTTGGCATCCACAGGAGTGAATCCTGATACAAGGGTCAAAGATTTAAGCGATTCCGAAGTGGCGGCTCTCAGAGCGGCTGTAGAAAGTAACTATCAGGTGGAAGGGGATCTCAGACGCTGGGAGTCCATGAACATCAAGCGTTTGGTTGACATTGGCACCTACCGGGGTCGCCGTCATCGTATGGGATTACCAGTACGAGGTCAGCGGACTCGCACCAACGCTCGCACCCGCCGTGGGCGGCGTGTTGCCGTTGCTGGGAAGAAGAAGCCACCGGCTAAGAAGTAA
- the rplF gene encoding 50S ribosomal protein L6, which yields MSRIGKRPITVPGKVTVNIDGQHVAVKGPKGELSRILPEQVAIEQDGETLRVVRRDESRAARQRHGLSRTLVANMVEGVSQGFEKRLSIQGVGYRAQVQGRNLILNVGYSKPVEIVPPDGIQVAVENNVNVIVSGINKEIVGNTAARIRAVRPPEVYKGKGIRYANEVVRRKAGKAGKK from the coding sequence ATGTCGCGGATTGGCAAGCGCCCAATAACCGTTCCTGGTAAAGTAACCGTGAATATTGACGGTCAGCACGTTGCCGTCAAAGGTCCAAAAGGAGAATTAAGTCGGATTCTGCCGGAGCAAGTTGCTATCGAGCAAGACGGTGAAACGCTCCGAGTGGTGCGGCGAGATGAATCGAGAGCAGCCCGTCAGCGTCACGGACTGTCTCGCACGCTAGTGGCGAACATGGTGGAGGGAGTCTCTCAAGGCTTTGAGAAACGCCTCTCTATCCAAGGGGTTGGTTATCGAGCACAAGTTCAGGGTCGGAACCTGATTTTGAATGTAGGTTACAGCAAGCCGGTTGAAATTGTTCCGCCAGATGGTATCCAAGTGGCGGTTGAAAACAACGTCAACGTGATTGTTAGTGGAATCAATAAAGAAATTGTGGGCAACACAGCCGCCCGCATTCGAGCAGTCCGCCCCCCTGAGGTTTACAAGGGTAAAGGCATTCGTTATGCCAATGAAGTAGTCAGACGTAAAGCTGGTAAGGCAGGTAAGAAGTAA
- the rpmJ gene encoding 50S ribosomal protein L36, with the protein MKVRASVRKMCEKCRVIRRRGRVMVICQNPKHKQRQG; encoded by the coding sequence ATGAAAGTAAGAGCATCAGTCCGTAAAATGTGTGAAAAGTGCCGCGTCATTCGGCGTCGCGGTCGAGTCATGGTGATTTGTCAAAATCCCAAGCATAAACAGCGTCAAGGATAG
- the infA gene encoding translation initiation factor IF-1 — MSKQDLIEMEGTVTESLPNAMFRVDLDNGVNILAHVSGKLRQNNIRILPGDRVKVGVSPYDLTKGRITYRDRPNHGSGSKGSVPRVKGRVGSR, encoded by the coding sequence TTGTCTAAGCAAGACTTAATTGAAATGGAAGGCACGGTAACAGAATCCCTGCCCAATGCGATGTTTCGGGTTGATCTGGACAATGGAGTTAACATCCTGGCTCACGTTTCCGGGAAACTTCGTCAAAATAACATCAGAATCCTACCAGGAGATCGGGTCAAAGTTGGAGTGAGTCCCTACGATTTAACCAAAGGGAGAATCACCTACCGCGATCGCCCAAATCATGGCTCTGGCTCAAAAGGTTCAGTCCCCCGTGTTAAAGGGCGCGTTGGCTCCCGATGA
- the rplR gene encoding 50S ribosomal protein L18 has protein sequence MKLTRKESIRRRHRRVRRKVSGTAERPRLAVFRSNEHIYVQLIDDNQQQTLAAASTLESNLKTELKSGATCEASAAVGKLIAQRSIEKGITRVVFDRGGNLYHGRVQALAEAAREAGLDF, from the coding sequence ATGAAACTTACTCGGAAAGAATCAATCCGGCGTCGGCATCGGCGGGTGCGCCGGAAAGTCAGCGGAACTGCCGAGCGTCCCAGATTAGCGGTCTTTCGCTCTAACGAGCATATTTATGTACAGTTGATTGATGACAATCAGCAACAGACCCTAGCTGCCGCTTCCACCTTAGAATCTAATCTGAAAACCGAATTAAAATCGGGTGCAACTTGTGAGGCTTCAGCCGCTGTCGGAAAGTTGATTGCTCAGCGGTCTATTGAAAAAGGCATTACAAGAGTCGTATTTGACCGGGGTGGCAACCTCTATCATGGTCGCGTCCAAGCGTTGGCAGAAGCCGCTCGCGAAGCCGGATTAGACTTTTAG
- the rplM gene encoding 50S ribosomal protein L13 codes for MEKTYLPPQESLEKSWYVVDATNQRLGRLASEIAMILTGKNKPTYTPHMDTGDFVIVLNAEKVMVTGKKRTQKLYRRHSGRPGGMKTETFAKLQARIPERIIEHAVKGMLPKSSLGKSLFTKLKVYAGDSHPHEAQKPQALTIQTIPGGDK; via the coding sequence ATGGAAAAAACATACCTCCCCCCTCAAGAATCCCTGGAAAAAAGTTGGTACGTCGTAGACGCCACAAACCAACGTCTAGGACGGCTAGCCAGTGAGATTGCCATGATTCTCACCGGTAAAAACAAACCGACCTACACTCCTCACATGGATACCGGTGACTTCGTCATCGTACTCAATGCTGAAAAAGTCATGGTCACCGGGAAAAAGCGCACTCAGAAGCTTTATCGCCGTCATTCCGGTCGTCCGGGTGGGATGAAAACCGAGACCTTTGCCAAGTTGCAAGCCCGTATCCCGGAACGGATTATTGAACATGCGGTCAAAGGAATGCTGCCCAAGAGCTCCCTTGGTAAGAGCCTGTTCACCAAACTGAAAGTGTATGCCGGAGACAGCCACCCCCACGAAGCCCAAAAACCACAAGCCCTAACCATTCAGACCATCCCAGGAGGAGATAAATAA
- a CDS encoding DNA-directed RNA polymerase subunit alpha: MNKGGYSVAQFQIECVESKTLKNQSQYSKFVLEPLERGQGTTVGNALRRVLLSNLEGAAVTAVRIAGVNHEFATIEGVREDVLEILLNMKEIVLKSYTSAPQIGRVMITGPATVRAAQFDLPSEVDIVDPGQYIATLAPGARLEMEFRIEKGKGYRSVERGREDGSAVDFLQIDAVFMPVSKVNYSVEDARIDGSLEKDRLLLEIWTNGSLTPQEALSQAANLLVDLFNPLKDINLESIKDEYPDDEDPTSQIPIEELQLSVRAYNCLKRAQINSVADLLDYSQEDLLEIKNFGQKSAEEVIEALQRRLGITLPQEKSAKPS; this comes from the coding sequence ATGAATAAGGGAGGTTACTCCGTGGCGCAGTTTCAGATTGAGTGTGTAGAGTCTAAAACACTGAAGAATCAGAGTCAATATAGTAAATTTGTCCTGGAGCCTCTCGAGCGCGGTCAAGGTACAACAGTTGGTAATGCCTTAAGACGGGTTCTTCTATCAAACCTGGAAGGGGCAGCCGTCACCGCTGTCCGAATTGCTGGTGTGAACCATGAGTTTGCCACCATAGAGGGGGTCAGAGAGGACGTTCTGGAAATTCTTCTAAACATGAAGGAAATTGTCCTCAAAAGCTATACCTCTGCGCCTCAGATTGGTCGAGTCATGATTACGGGGCCTGCGACCGTGAGAGCGGCTCAGTTCGATTTACCCTCTGAAGTAGACATTGTCGATCCGGGCCAGTATATTGCTACTTTAGCTCCAGGGGCAAGGCTGGAGATGGAGTTCCGGATCGAAAAAGGGAAAGGATATCGCTCCGTAGAACGAGGGCGCGAAGATGGTTCGGCGGTAGACTTCCTCCAGATTGACGCGGTGTTTATGCCGGTGAGTAAGGTCAATTACAGCGTTGAAGATGCTCGAATTGACGGCTCTCTGGAAAAAGACCGCTTGCTGTTGGAAATTTGGACGAATGGTAGCTTAACCCCTCAAGAAGCATTGAGCCAAGCCGCCAATCTCCTGGTTGATCTGTTTAATCCGTTAAAAGATATCAATCTGGAATCCATTAAAGATGAATATCCAGATGATGAAGACCCAACCAGCCAAATTCCAATTGAAGAATTGCAACTGTCTGTGCGAGCTTATAACTGTTTGAAGCGGGCTCAGATTAACTCTGTAGCAGACTTGCTGGATTACAGTCAAGAAGACCTCCTGGAAATCAAAAACTTTGGTCAAAAGTCGGCTGAAGAAGTGATTGAAGCCTTGCAGCGGCGTTTGGGGATCACACTGCCTCAAGAAAAATCCGCAAAACCGAGCTAG